TCTAGCAACAAAGACATCGGTTCATCTGTAACAAAAAATCTCGTAAGCAGTTTAAATTAGGGGTTAAGAAGTGAAAGTTGAAAATGTAACGAAGGCCTATGCAAAGTCTTTGTACGAATTGGGAAAGGAAGCAACCATCGATGTTGCAAAAGAACTGACAGAGCTTACAGAAATCATTAATGAAAATAATGATCTTGAAACTGCTTTATTTCTAGATTTATTTACAATCGAAGAAAAATCTGGCGTCTTAAATGACGTTTGCAAAAAACTGAATTTATCTACACTTACTACTAATTTTCTGAGCTTTCTCAATCAAGAAAAACGACTTGGTATTTTACCAATGATCTATAAAAATCTCATCGTGATAGATGATCATCACCGAGGATTTTTAAAGGGTGTTATAGAAGGCAATTCAGAGGGTGTCGAATCTGAGTTTCAGCAAAAAATAACTTCTTATCTCTCTAAAGAATTAGGAAAATCAATTGAATTAAGTTATCAAAAATCAGACAAAATTACTGCTGGCTATAGGGTGACAGTTGAAGATCTTCAATTAGATGCTTCTATAGATAATCAATTAAAACAATTTAAGAAAACAGTATTGAATTCGTAATAAAACAATATGAGGTAGAGGATGTCGATAAGACCTGAAGAAATTACAAGTATTATAAAACAAAGAATTTCTAACTTTGAATCGAAGCTCCAAGTTGATGAAGTTGGAACCGTTTTAACAATTGGAGATGGTGTTGCTAGAGTTTTCGGTTTGAAAAATGCAATGGCCGGAGAGCTCGTTGAATTTGATACAGGTACAAAGGGAATGGTTCTAAACCTTGAAACAAGTAACGTAGGTGTTGCTGTACTTGCAGATGATCATAAAATTAAAGAAGGTTCTACTGTTAAAAGAACTAATGAAATTGTTTCTGTTCCAGTTGGTGATGCATTACTTGGTAGAACAGTTAATGCTATTGGTGAGCCGATTGATGGTCTTGGTGAAATTAAATCAGACAAATCTGCACAAGTTGAAGTTAAGGCCCCGGGAATTATTGCTAGAAAATCAGTTCACGAACCCTTACAAACAGGTATTAAGGCAATCGATTCTATGATTCCGATTGGTAGAGGACAGCGTGAACTTATCATCGGGGATAGAAAAACTGGAAAAACAGCAATTGCAATAGATACAATTATTAATCAAAAAGGCAAAGATGTCGTTTGCGTATACGTTGCTGTTGGACAGAAAAACTCCACAGTTAGACTCGTTCAGCAAAGATTGAAAGAGGCCGGAGCTTTAGATTATACGATAATTGTAAATGCTTCAGCATCTCAACCTGCTCCTCTTCAGTTTATAGCTCCCTATACAGGTTGTGCAATGGCAGAATATTATAGAGATAACGGTAAACACGCATTGATAATCTATGATGACTTAACAAAACAGGCCCAGGCCTATAGACAGATGTCACTTCTTCTTAGAAGACCTCCAGGTCGTGAAGCATTCCCTGGTGACGTATTTTACCTTCACTCTAGACTACTGGAAAGAGCGGCTAAACTTTCTGATAAACTCGGAGCTGGTTCACTCACTGCTCTGCCAGTAATTGAAACTCAAGAAGGCGATGTTTCCGCTTATATACCTACAAACGTTATCTCAATTACTGATGGACAAATTTTCCTTGAGTCAGATTTATTTTATTCTGGTATTCGACCAGCTGTAAACGTTGGTCTTTCTGTTTCAAGAGTTGGTGGTTCTGCACAAATTAAAGCAATGAAAAAAGTAGCTGGTACTCTCAGACTAGATCTTGCTCAATATAGAGAGCTTCAAGCATTTGCTGCATTTGGTTCAGATTTAGATGATGCTACTCGAAAAACTTTGGCCAGAGGAGAGAGACTTGTTGAATTGCTAAAACAAGGTCAGTACAAACCAGTTGATGTTATTGATCAAGTTGTTGCAATTTTTGCAGCTACTAATGGTTTCTTTGATATTGTTCCTACTTCTGAAATCAGAAAAGTGGAAGCAGATCTGTTAGAATTACTCAACAGTAAACATTCTTCGCTAATGGAAG
The nucleotide sequence above comes from Halobacteriovoraceae bacterium. Encoded proteins:
- a CDS encoding F0F1 ATP synthase subunit delta — translated: MKVENVTKAYAKSLYELGKEATIDVAKELTELTEIINENNDLETALFLDLFTIEEKSGVLNDVCKKLNLSTLTTNFLSFLNQEKRLGILPMIYKNLIVIDDHHRGFLKGVIEGNSEGVESEFQQKITSYLSKELGKSIELSYQKSDKITAGYRVTVEDLQLDASIDNQLKQFKKTVLNS
- a CDS encoding F0F1 ATP synthase subunit alpha, whose protein sequence is MSIRPEEITSIIKQRISNFESKLQVDEVGTVLTIGDGVARVFGLKNAMAGELVEFDTGTKGMVLNLETSNVGVAVLADDHKIKEGSTVKRTNEIVSVPVGDALLGRTVNAIGEPIDGLGEIKSDKSAQVEVKAPGIIARKSVHEPLQTGIKAIDSMIPIGRGQRELIIGDRKTGKTAIAIDTIINQKGKDVVCVYVAVGQKNSTVRLVQQRLKEAGALDYTIIVNASASQPAPLQFIAPYTGCAMAEYYRDNGKHALIIYDDLTKQAQAYRQMSLLLRRPPGREAFPGDVFYLHSRLLERAAKLSDKLGAGSLTALPVIETQEGDVSAYIPTNVISITDGQIFLESDLFYSGIRPAVNVGLSVSRVGGSAQIKAMKKVAGTLRLDLAQYRELQAFAAFGSDLDDATRKTLARGERLVELLKQGQYKPVDVIDQVVAIFAATNGFFDIVPTSEIRKVEADLLELLNSKHSSLMEVLRAEKAISDTTKAQLEEVIKNFLATKSF